The region ATTTTTAAACTGCCACAAACTTCTTTAAGACCCGGTCCAACTATATCCAGGGCGGCAAGATTACACAATCCTGCCACTTCCAGCGCGTGATTGCCGCAACCACCGCTTACTATGAGTATATCTCTTTTAATCAACTCTTTGGCCATATTAACAGTCATGTAGTCGTGAGGCCCTGTAGACAGGGTGGTACAGTTTACCAGAGCCACTACACCTTTAATTTTCCCGGCTTTAATAACCTCCAGCAAAGGGTTTAAGTTACCTCCCAGCGCATTTAACACTGCTTCCGGAGAGAACCCGGCAATAGCTTTCTGCACTCGACCAGGAACCTTGGGCTGTATCCGACCCTTGCGGTTTTTGAAATTCTCTATAGCCCAATCAATCAGTTGTCGGGCTTGTTCAGCTACTTCGGTGGGCTTATAATCCAAATGTTTAACCACTCCAGGTATACGGACCAGGTCAGATACACATACCAAGGTTACTCCGTATTTCTCCGCATAAGGAGCCAGCCAGGGAGGCGAGCAATTTTCATCCATGGCAAATACGTCTACCGCACCGGTAGCCAGCAGCGGCTCGATCGCCAGCCAGTTTCCAGTTAGACCCCTAAATACGTCATCCATAGGGAACCGCTGTAGCACTTCCTGGCCGCTCTCTATAGAACCGATAACCCGAAGCCCCTTGGCGCCGGCCTGCTTAGCCTTATCCTGTACTTCAGGTTTTCCGGCCTCATAGATAGCGGCTATCCCCACCCATGGTTCATGCCCGTTAAAAACTATGTTAACATAATCGGGGTCCAAAATACCTAGGTCCACCTCCACCTCATGAGGCACAGGCGTGCCAAAAAGAATGTCCTGTACCACTTCCAAACCGATTTGAGCGCCGTAGATGGTCGCTATTCCTAGTCGTAGAGCCTTGCGGGCCATGGAAAAATAGTCTCCATCTACGTTGGTGAGACAACTGGCAACTGCATCCTTAATCTCATGCATGACTCCGGCGGGAAAGATAGCCAGGTCCTGCCATACTTTTTTCCGCGGGGCAGGAGCGAATACTTCGATCATCATCCCTGGCTCGTCATAGTCTCGATAAAGTTCCCAAATTAAAAAATCCGCTAGGCGGACAGCAACGTCTTCCGGTGTTCCCGAGCGATCAATCTGAACCATCCCCGCCAGCCACATTAATTTGTCTTTGTCGGTAATACTATAAGGAGTTTTCCCCTGAGCTGTAGCTTTCAAAGTGCGATACGCTTCGTAGGCGTGATGAGTGTATGTAGAAGTGCCCATGGCATTGCGGAGAAGCATATCTCGCATAGCCATAGCATTGGGATCAATTCCGCAAACTCCCAGGACAGCACCAGCTTTCTCAGAAATTCGGCAGGGGCCATTGGTGCAAAGCTGGCAACTGACACCCCGCAAACAAAAATCACACCGGATTGTCTCCTGGGGATTAAAACGATCCCAGACATTACTCAAGCCATCAGCTTTAATTCTTTCGTACATTTCCTGAACGGAATCATGAACGCTGACGCGAGCGTTCATTTTCGCTCTATTTCTTTCCGCCACCAAATTCCCTCCTTCAGATAAATGTTATTTATTACTATCACCAATTCTTAGTATGAACGGCTCTTTTTAAAAAATAAGTGAAATATTTTACCAGAAAATAGAACAAGCCCCTAAGTGGGGCTTGCTATTTTGAAATCAGCCTTGTTTTTTAACCATCCCGTTTTTAATCGTTGCAGGAATTCTTCTTTAACAAAGGCTTTTACCTTTATTGCATTGTCTTCAAAGCTTACCGATACATCCTCTCCCTTTTCATAAATCTGGGAGAGAACAGAAGCCTGATCGTAAGGTATTTCCAGTTCTAACCGGTACAGAGGCTCCCTCAGCATTTTTTCCATCTCGGACAAAAGGTCCTGAATACCGCTCATTCTCAAGGCTGATACGCGTACATAAGGGGAATTATCCGGAGGAGGTACCAACAGCGTATCGCCTACCAGATCCATCTTATTATACACGGTAATACGAGGTTTATCCGCAGCTCCCAAATCCTTCAATACCCGGTAAACTACGTTCATTTGCCGTTCATAGCTGGAACTGCTTGCGTCCACAACATGTAGAAGCAAATCCGCTTCTACTACTTCCTCCAGAGTCGCTTTGAAAGCCGACACCAGTTGGTGGGGTAGTTTATTGATAAATCCTACTGTGTCGCTGACCAAAACTTTCTGCCCGTGAGGTAAGATAATTCCGCGGAGGGTGGGATCCAGAGTGGCAAATAGCTTGTTAGTTCCGGCATCTTCATTCTCCCATTTTACCGGTTTGGCCGCCGCCACCTTTAAAAGAGCGTAGCGCAGCGTTGACTTCCCCGCGTTGGTATAACCTACCATAGCTACTGTCGGTAAAGCACCTTTTCTTCCCTGTCTCTGGACCGCCCGTTTCCTCCGTACCTGTTCCAACTGTTTCTCTATAGCAGATATGCGGCGGCGAATATGTCTCCGGTCGGTCTCCAACTTGGTCTCTCCAGGGCCCCGCGTTCCAATACCACCGGCCAGCCTAGAAAGACTTAATCCCGTACCTACTAGGCGGGGAAGGCGATATTTAAGTTGAGCCAGTTCGACCTGCAATTGGGCTTCTTTGGTTCGGGCCCTCTGGGCAAAAACGTCCAGGATTAAAGCCGTGCGGTCTATAACCCGGGCTCCTGTAACCTCTTCCAGGTTCCTGGTCTGGGTTCCCGATAATTCCTCATCAAAAATTATTAGATTTGCCCCCAATTGTTCCCGCCGGGCAGCTAAATCCCGGGCGAGTCCCTCCCCAATAAAGTAGGCACTGTCTATTTTTCTTCTCCTCTGAATAATTTTATCCACGACCTTTGCCCCGGCAGTCTCTGCCAGTTGGGCCAGTTCTTGTAAGGATTCCTCCACAGCCACCCGGTCTGAATTTTCCGTCGCCACAGCAACACCTACCAGAATGGCCTTTTCCAGTCTCGGATTTTCCCGTCGCTCGAGAATTATCGTTCACCCTTTTCCACTGTTATTTTTCTATTTTATTTTAACATATTTCTAGCTGACGTTTTGGGTTAATGTTCACGGGTTTCCGGCTTCGGCCCTCACGGACTCTTTTTCCAAAATTTCTTTTAGAATATAGCGGAAGAGCTGTTCTGCCATATAGCCATCAA is a window of Calderihabitans maritimus DNA encoding:
- the cooS gene encoding anaerobic carbon-monoxide dehydrogenase catalytic subunit, with product MNARVSVHDSVQEMYERIKADGLSNVWDRFNPQETIRCDFCLRGVSCQLCTNGPCRISEKAGAVLGVCGIDPNAMAMRDMLLRNAMGTSTYTHHAYEAYRTLKATAQGKTPYSITDKDKLMWLAGMVQIDRSGTPEDVAVRLADFLIWELYRDYDEPGMMIEVFAPAPRKKVWQDLAIFPAGVMHEIKDAVASCLTNVDGDYFSMARKALRLGIATIYGAQIGLEVVQDILFGTPVPHEVEVDLGILDPDYVNIVFNGHEPWVGIAAIYEAGKPEVQDKAKQAGAKGLRVIGSIESGQEVLQRFPMDDVFRGLTGNWLAIEPLLATGAVDVFAMDENCSPPWLAPYAEKYGVTLVCVSDLVRIPGVVKHLDYKPTEVAEQARQLIDWAIENFKNRKGRIQPKVPGRVQKAIAGFSPEAVLNALGGNLNPLLEVIKAGKIKGVVALVNCTTLSTGPHDYMTVNMAKELIKRDILIVSGGCGNHALEVAGLCNLAALDIVGPGLKEVCGSLK
- the hflX gene encoding GTPase HflX, coding for MILERRENPRLEKAILVGVAVATENSDRVAVEESLQELAQLAETAGAKVVDKIIQRRRKIDSAYFIGEGLARDLAARREQLGANLIIFDEELSGTQTRNLEEVTGARVIDRTALILDVFAQRARTKEAQLQVELAQLKYRLPRLVGTGLSLSRLAGGIGTRGPGETKLETDRRHIRRRISAIEKQLEQVRRKRAVQRQGRKGALPTVAMVGYTNAGKSTLRYALLKVAAAKPVKWENEDAGTNKLFATLDPTLRGIILPHGQKVLVSDTVGFINKLPHQLVSAFKATLEEVVEADLLLHVVDASSSSYERQMNVVYRVLKDLGAADKPRITVYNKMDLVGDTLLVPPPDNSPYVRVSALRMSGIQDLLSEMEKMLREPLYRLELEIPYDQASVLSQIYEKGEDVSVSFEDNAIKVKAFVKEEFLQRLKTGWLKNKADFKIASPT